From a region of the Paenibacillus lutimineralis genome:
- the ltrA gene encoding group II intron reverse transcriptase/maturase, which produces MQALRYWDYYNLTDTFTDLHERAKQKGAFNRLYELITSRENILLAYRTIKSNKGSKTAGTDGKTIENLKVITDSDLVNLIKTKLENYHPKKVRRVYIPKANGKMRPLGIPCILDRLIQQCFKQVLEPIAEAHFYKHSYGFRPLRSTHNALARVQFLINNGGLHYIVDIDIKGFFDNINHSTLLKQLWNLGIHDRKVLRIISRMLKAEVEGEGIPEKGTPQGGILSPLLSNIALHDLDVWVAGQWENFQPNHAYTKRNKYNALKKSKLKEGFIVRYADDFKILCRDWKTAQKWFHAVRLYLKDRLNLDISPDKSKILNLRKKKSEFLGFTIKATIKGKKAVAHTGVIDKKKQQIKLQYKKLIQDIKKSPSAGNAHRFNSFVLGIHNYFKKATHVFIEFSRLAYDLKKFTYNRLKQIGKYEHPNNPPPTYRKFYSTSYRTFNVDGIYLYPIVDVRTSKNLNFSQEMTPFTVEGRSLIIKKLSGHVQTEIIKMMKSDNPQRSAEFLDNRISRYSMVMGKCEITGMFLFANDVHCHHYVPTYLGGDDKYNNLRILHRDVHTLIHATNEQTIIGLKRMLGLTEPMLQKVNQYRKMSNLEIVV; this is translated from the coding sequence ATACAGGCTCTACGTTATTGGGATTACTACAACTTAACGGATACCTTTACTGATTTACATGAACGTGCTAAGCAAAAAGGGGCATTTAACCGTCTGTATGAATTAATCACATCAAGGGAAAATATTCTTCTTGCCTACCGCACAATTAAGTCAAATAAGGGATCGAAGACAGCAGGAACAGACGGCAAGACAATTGAGAACCTTAAAGTAATAACTGATAGCGACCTTGTAAATCTCATTAAAACAAAACTGGAAAATTATCATCCTAAGAAAGTTAGACGAGTCTATATTCCTAAAGCCAATGGAAAAATGAGACCATTGGGGATTCCATGCATCCTAGACCGATTAATACAACAATGCTTTAAGCAAGTGCTTGAACCAATTGCCGAGGCGCATTTTTATAAACATAGTTATGGGTTCAGACCGCTACGATCTACCCACAACGCATTGGCCAGAGTGCAATTTTTGATTAATAATGGAGGACTCCATTACATCGTAGACATCGATATAAAAGGATTCTTCGACAACATTAATCACTCAACCTTATTAAAGCAGCTATGGAATCTAGGGATACATGACCGTAAAGTCTTGCGCATCATCAGTCGAATGCTGAAAGCTGAGGTTGAAGGCGAAGGCATTCCTGAAAAGGGAACCCCTCAAGGTGGGATACTATCCCCTTTGCTTTCCAATATTGCATTGCACGACCTGGATGTATGGGTAGCTGGGCAATGGGAGAACTTCCAACCCAATCATGCATATACAAAGAGGAATAAATACAACGCTTTGAAGAAATCAAAGCTTAAAGAAGGATTCATCGTTAGATACGCTGATGACTTCAAGATCCTCTGTCGTGACTGGAAAACAGCCCAAAAGTGGTTTCATGCCGTAAGACTATACTTGAAAGATCGTCTAAACTTGGATATCTCCCCAGATAAATCGAAAATCTTAAATCTTCGAAAGAAGAAATCCGAGTTTCTTGGATTTACTATTAAGGCTACGATAAAGGGGAAAAAGGCAGTTGCGCATACCGGTGTGATTGATAAGAAAAAACAACAAATAAAACTGCAATACAAAAAACTCATTCAAGATATTAAAAAATCACCTTCGGCTGGTAATGCACACCGCTTCAACAGTTTTGTTCTTGGGATTCACAATTACTTTAAGAAAGCAACGCATGTATTTATCGAGTTCTCACGACTTGCCTATGACCTGAAAAAGTTCACCTATAATCGTTTAAAGCAGATTGGTAAATACGAGCATCCGAATAATCCACCTCCTACATATAGGAAATTCTATTCAACAAGTTATCGAACATTTAATGTTGATGGGATATACCTGTATCCAATAGTGGATGTAAGAACCTCCAAAAACCTGAACTTCAGTCAAGAGATGACACCATTCACTGTGGAGGGACGGAGCCTCATTATCAAAAAGCTTAGTGGGCATGTACAAACAGAAATCATCAAAATGATGAAATCTGACAATCCACAACGAAGCGCTGAATTTCTGGATAATCGGATTAGTCGGTACAGTATGGTGATGGGGAAATGTGAAATTACAGGCATGTTCCTATTTGCGAATGATGTACACTGTCATCATTATGTACCAACGTATCTCGGTGGAGATGACAAATATAATAACTTACGCATCCTTCATCGAGATGTCCATACACTAATTCATGCTACGAATGAACAGACGATTATTGGACTC